A stretch of Microbacterium caowuchunii DNA encodes these proteins:
- a CDS encoding winged helix-turn-helix domain-containing protein, with protein sequence MSEPERPVRHPHSEAPTIRAAQLKAMAHPVRMQIEQALDRRGFARAADLAADLGLPANQVSFHLRVLAAAELIEEAPEHARDRRDRVWRRAPQMWQLGSPEHPVEDERLGGMLLREIAAQHQDLVRRVAQWAPEYASGRTTEVHGTFTRYGLWLTEEEWEALMAKFAEAVDGFRDLHEPGAEGTRRWQIDVVGADDVI encoded by the coding sequence ATGTCCGAGCCTGAACGTCCTGTCCGGCACCCGCACTCGGAGGCACCGACCATCCGTGCCGCGCAGCTGAAGGCCATGGCCCATCCGGTCCGGATGCAGATCGAACAGGCGCTCGACCGCCGAGGATTCGCGCGCGCTGCGGATCTGGCGGCTGACCTCGGCTTGCCCGCCAATCAGGTGAGCTTCCACCTCCGGGTCCTGGCCGCGGCGGAACTCATCGAGGAGGCTCCCGAGCATGCTCGGGATCGACGCGATCGGGTATGGCGGCGCGCCCCTCAGATGTGGCAGCTCGGCAGCCCGGAGCACCCGGTGGAGGATGAGCGGCTCGGCGGCATGCTGCTGCGCGAGATCGCGGCCCAGCATCAGGACCTCGTTCGACGGGTCGCGCAGTGGGCGCCGGAGTATGCGAGCGGCCGCACGACCGAGGTGCACGGCACGTTCACGCGCTACGGGCTGTGGCTGACCGAGGAGGAGTGGGAAGCGCTGATGGCGAAGTTCGCCGAAGCGGTGGACGGCTTCCGCGACCTCCACGAGCCCGGAGCAGAAGGAACCCGGCGCTGGCAGATCGATGTGGTGGGGGCCGACGACGTGATCTGA
- a CDS encoding LLM class F420-dependent oxidoreductase — MSIPPSPAASAFGRVGVWSRGAALTGERAARIEVLGYGAVWIGGSPDADLAIAESLLDATEHLTVATGIVNIWKSPAEEVAASFHRLERTHPGRFMLGIGIGHRESIGERYQKPYAALVSYLDALDAAGVPASRRIISALGPRTLKLAAERSAGTHPYMTTPAHTRFARELLGPGPLIAPEQRMVADTDVTAARAAARDFLTRYLALSNYRRTLESHGFTAADLDDGATDAAVDALVPHGTPADLADAVRGHLDAGADHVCVQMLPATDDPAPALEALAAELDLAS; from the coding sequence ATGTCCATTCCTCCCTCTCCCGCCGCTTCCGCCTTCGGACGTGTCGGAGTCTGGAGCCGGGGCGCGGCGCTCACCGGCGAGCGGGCCGCGCGGATCGAGGTACTGGGGTATGGCGCGGTGTGGATCGGCGGCTCGCCCGACGCGGACCTCGCCATCGCGGAATCGCTGCTGGACGCCACCGAGCACCTGACCGTGGCGACCGGGATCGTCAACATCTGGAAATCACCGGCTGAGGAAGTGGCCGCGTCGTTCCACCGGCTGGAGCGCACGCACCCCGGCCGGTTCATGCTGGGGATCGGCATCGGGCACCGCGAGTCGATCGGTGAGCGGTACCAGAAGCCCTATGCCGCGCTCGTGTCCTACCTCGACGCTCTCGACGCTGCGGGCGTCCCGGCCTCCCGGCGGATCATCTCCGCGCTCGGCCCCCGCACCCTGAAGCTCGCGGCGGAGCGTTCCGCGGGAACGCACCCCTACATGACCACGCCCGCACACACCCGCTTCGCGCGCGAGCTGCTCGGCCCCGGTCCGCTGATCGCGCCCGAGCAGCGGATGGTCGCCGACACCGACGTGACGGCAGCCCGTGCTGCCGCGCGGGACTTCCTGACGCGCTACCTCGCCCTCTCGAACTACCGGCGGACACTGGAGAGTCACGGCTTCACCGCTGCCGACCTGGATGACGGTGCCACGGACGCCGCCGTCGATGCGCTCGTCCCGCACGGGACGCCGGCCGACCTGGCGGACGCGGTCCGTGGGCACCTCGACGCCGGCGCCGATCACGTGTGCGTGCAGATGCTGCCGGCCACGGACGACCCGGCACCCGCGCTCGAGGCGCTCGCGGCGGAGCTCGACCTGGCTTCCTGA
- a CDS encoding PRC-barrel domain-containing protein, producing the protein MLSSHNIARLVGAHVTDPDGDKIGSVGQIFVDPTTGEPNWATVKTGLFGTKESFVPLEGAQDVDGALRLPFTKDVVKGAPRIDDDSELSEAEEDELYRYYGNHLGTPDGSDPARAAGTDSHSRREDDRDDVHTDGDLRRDPGSGQAGENTPAGTADTSRDAGDRVDTRSDAGDRVDTDAADTETRAGGRQVRLRRYIVAEEATVIDPATGDTILVERESVIDVGDDDGGRSADQRGDSGSRGR; encoded by the coding sequence ATGCTCTCCTCGCACAACATCGCACGCCTCGTCGGCGCCCATGTGACGGACCCGGACGGGGACAAGATCGGATCGGTCGGGCAGATCTTCGTCGACCCCACGACCGGCGAGCCCAACTGGGCCACCGTGAAGACGGGATTGTTCGGCACGAAGGAGTCGTTCGTTCCGCTGGAGGGCGCGCAGGACGTAGACGGTGCGCTCCGGCTCCCGTTCACGAAGGATGTCGTGAAGGGCGCGCCCCGGATCGATGACGACAGCGAGCTGAGCGAAGCGGAGGAGGACGAGCTCTACCGTTACTACGGGAACCACCTCGGAACCCCGGACGGCTCCGATCCGGCCCGTGCGGCGGGAACGGACTCCCACAGCCGCCGCGAGGACGACCGTGACGATGTCCACACGGACGGGGACCTGCGTCGCGACCCCGGCTCCGGGCAGGCCGGCGAGAACACCCCGGCCGGTACGGCGGACACGAGCCGGGACGCCGGCGACCGGGTGGACACGCGCTCAGACGCAGGTGACCGGGTGGACACCGATGCGGCGGACACCGAGACGCGAGCGGGGGGTCGGCAGGTCAGGCTTCGCCGCTACATCGTTGCCGAGGAGGCCACGGTCATCGACCCGGCGACCGGGGACACCATCCTGGTCGAGCGGGAATCCGTCATCGATGTCGGTGATGACGACGGCGGGCGCTCCGCTGATCAGCGAGGCGACTCCGGGTCGCGCGGGCGGTAG
- a CDS encoding long-chain-fatty-acid--CoA ligase, with amino-acid sequence MAATPYASRPWLSSYADGVPHEIEEPSQTLTEMMEKSVRTYGHLPAMEFFGATTSYRQLGEQIDRAAEGLRRLGVKKGDPVALVLPNCPQHVVAFYAVLRLGAIVIEHNPIYTARELRHQFEDHGARVAIVWDKTYDVIDDFPRDLKVESIISVDITTALPLTKRLALRLPVPKARAARAQLTSEPKARRPLTWKSLLDHRRISRRVPRPSVGDIALLQYTSGTTGAPKGAILTHANLRANAMQGRAWVPGLVDGKETFYAVLPLFHAYGMTLCLTFAMSIGAKLVLFPKFDLDLVTDASRTSPPTFLPGVPPIYDQLARAAARGTIDLSTVRFAISGAMSLPVNTVERWEEATGGLLVEGYGMTETSPVALGNPMGPTRRPGTVGVPFPSTEIRVVDPEDPSIDLELGEPGELLVRGPQVFQGYWNRPGDTSAALLEDGWLRTGDIATVSADGFVTIVDRLKELIITGGFNVSPSEVENALEAHPDVTGAAVVALPRPSGGEIVAAAVVLREGAAIDPDALRDFCRTHLAAYKVPRRVVIVDELPRSLIGKVLRREVREQLLAG; translated from the coding sequence ATGGCTGCCACCCCCTACGCATCCCGGCCCTGGCTCTCGTCCTACGCGGATGGCGTCCCGCACGAGATCGAGGAGCCGTCGCAGACGCTCACGGAGATGATGGAGAAGAGCGTCCGTACGTACGGGCACCTCCCCGCGATGGAGTTCTTCGGTGCGACGACGAGCTATCGGCAGCTCGGCGAACAGATCGACCGCGCGGCGGAGGGTCTGCGTCGCCTCGGCGTGAAGAAGGGGGACCCCGTCGCCCTGGTGCTGCCGAACTGCCCGCAGCACGTCGTGGCCTTCTACGCCGTGCTGCGCCTCGGCGCGATCGTGATCGAGCACAATCCGATCTACACGGCACGCGAGCTCCGTCACCAGTTCGAGGACCACGGCGCCCGGGTGGCGATCGTCTGGGACAAGACCTACGACGTGATCGACGATTTCCCGCGTGACCTGAAGGTCGAATCGATCATCAGCGTCGACATCACCACAGCCCTCCCGCTCACCAAGCGGCTCGCCCTGCGGCTCCCCGTGCCCAAGGCGCGCGCCGCGCGCGCCCAGCTGACGAGCGAACCGAAGGCCCGGCGCCCGCTGACCTGGAAGAGCCTCCTCGACCACCGGCGCATCTCCCGGCGGGTGCCGCGTCCGTCGGTTGGTGACATCGCGCTGCTGCAGTACACGAGCGGAACGACGGGTGCGCCGAAGGGCGCCATCCTGACCCATGCCAACCTGCGCGCCAACGCCATGCAGGGACGTGCCTGGGTGCCGGGTCTCGTCGACGGCAAGGAGACCTTCTACGCCGTCCTGCCGCTGTTCCACGCCTACGGGATGACGCTCTGCCTGACGTTCGCGATGAGCATCGGCGCCAAGCTCGTGCTGTTCCCCAAGTTCGATCTGGATCTCGTGACGGATGCATCCCGCACCAGTCCGCCCACCTTCCTCCCGGGCGTACCGCCGATCTACGATCAGCTGGCCCGCGCGGCGGCCCGCGGCACGATCGACCTGTCGACGGTCCGTTTCGCGATCTCCGGGGCGATGAGCCTGCCGGTGAACACGGTCGAACGGTGGGAGGAAGCCACCGGGGGACTGCTCGTCGAGGGCTACGGGATGACCGAGACGTCTCCGGTCGCCCTCGGCAACCCGATGGGTCCGACGCGCCGCCCGGGCACGGTGGGCGTGCCCTTCCCCAGCACCGAGATCCGGGTGGTCGACCCGGAGGACCCGAGCATCGACCTGGAGCTCGGCGAGCCCGGGGAGCTCCTCGTCCGCGGTCCGCAGGTGTTCCAGGGCTACTGGAACCGCCCCGGTGACACGTCGGCGGCCCTGCTGGAGGACGGGTGGCTGCGCACCGGTGACATCGCCACGGTCTCCGCCGACGGCTTCGTCACGATCGTCGACCGGCTCAAGGAGCTCATCATCACGGGCGGGTTCAACGTGTCGCCGTCCGAGGTGGAGAACGCGCTCGAGGCCCACCCCGACGTCACCGGCGCCGCGGTGGTCGCTCTGCCCCGGCCCAGCGGCGGGGAGATCGTCGCGGCGGCGGTGGTGCTGCGGGAGGGTGCGGCCATCGACCCGGACGCCCTCCGGGACTTCTGCCGGACCCATCTCGCCGCCTACAAGGTGCCCCGCCGGGTGGTCATCGTCGACGAGCTCCCGCGGTCGCTGATCGGCAAGGTCCTGCGTCGCGAGGTGCGCGAGCAACTGCTCGCCGGCTGA
- a CDS encoding GlcG/HbpS family heme-binding protein: protein MSVTLEDARRVIIAAERRALEIGQPMNIAVVDAGGNLVAHVRQDGAWIGSIDISISKAWTSKAFDIATKDLGDNAQPTQQFFGIHTTNGGKVAIFAGGLPLTRDGAVVGAVGVSGGSGEQDQTVAEAGASAF from the coding sequence ATGTCCGTCACCCTGGAAGACGCCCGCCGTGTCATCATCGCCGCCGAGCGGCGCGCGCTCGAGATCGGCCAGCCGATGAACATCGCCGTCGTGGACGCCGGTGGGAACCTGGTCGCCCACGTCCGGCAGGACGGCGCGTGGATCGGCAGCATCGACATCTCGATCAGCAAGGCCTGGACCTCGAAGGCGTTCGACATCGCCACCAAGGACCTCGGCGACAACGCGCAGCCCACGCAGCAGTTCTTCGGTATCCACACCACCAACGGCGGCAAGGTCGCCATCTTCGCCGGCGGCCTCCCGCTCACCCGGGACGGAGCGGTCGTCGGAGCGGTCGGCGTGAGCGGTGGATCCGGGGAGCAGGACCAGACGGTCGCCGAGGCCGGCGCCTCCGCGTTCTGA
- the fdhA gene encoding formaldehyde dehydrogenase, glutathione-independent: MSGNRAVAYKGAGVVEVIDTPYPEFVLKDGPGVNPANVGRRVPHGAILRTVSTNICGSDQHMVRGRTTAPEGLVLGHEITGEVVEVGPDVEFVKVGDIVSVPFNIACGRCRNCKEGKTGICLNVNPDRPGSAYGYVDMGGWVGGQAEYVLVPYADWNLLVFPDRDQALEKILDLTMLSDIFPTGFHGAYTAGVGPGSTVYIAGAGPVGLAAAVGAQLLGAAVVIVGDLNEDRLAQARSFGCETVNVADGDPKDQIEQILGVPEVDSGVDAVGFEARGHGADADHEAPATVLNSLMDITAAGGALGIPGLYVTGDPGGVDEAARTGSLSLRLGLGWAKSLSFATGQCPVMRYNRQLMMAILHDRVQIAKAVNATPIALDDAPQGYADFDKGAAKKYVLNPNGYIAV; encoded by the coding sequence ATGTCTGGGAATCGAGCAGTGGCGTACAAGGGGGCGGGCGTGGTGGAGGTCATCGACACCCCCTATCCGGAGTTCGTCCTGAAGGACGGCCCCGGGGTGAACCCCGCCAACGTCGGCCGGCGCGTGCCGCACGGGGCGATCCTGCGCACGGTCAGCACGAACATCTGCGGATCCGACCAGCACATGGTCCGTGGGCGCACCACCGCGCCCGAGGGTCTCGTGCTCGGACACGAGATCACCGGCGAGGTCGTCGAGGTCGGCCCCGACGTGGAGTTCGTGAAGGTCGGCGACATCGTCTCCGTCCCGTTCAACATCGCCTGCGGACGCTGTCGCAATTGCAAGGAGGGCAAGACCGGGATCTGCCTGAACGTGAACCCCGACCGCCCGGGCAGTGCCTACGGCTACGTGGACATGGGCGGATGGGTCGGCGGGCAGGCCGAGTACGTGCTGGTCCCCTATGCCGACTGGAACCTCCTGGTGTTCCCCGACCGTGACCAGGCGCTCGAGAAGATCCTCGATCTGACGATGCTCTCGGACATCTTCCCGACCGGATTCCACGGCGCCTACACGGCGGGTGTCGGACCGGGTTCCACCGTCTACATCGCCGGGGCGGGACCGGTCGGGCTCGCCGCCGCAGTCGGTGCGCAGCTGCTCGGCGCCGCAGTGGTGATCGTCGGCGACCTCAACGAGGACCGCCTCGCGCAGGCGCGGTCGTTCGGCTGCGAGACCGTGAACGTCGCCGACGGGGACCCGAAGGACCAGATCGAGCAGATCCTCGGTGTCCCGGAGGTCGACAGCGGGGTGGACGCCGTCGGATTCGAAGCCCGAGGACACGGCGCGGATGCCGATCACGAAGCGCCCGCCACGGTCTTGAACTCCCTCATGGACATCACCGCTGCCGGAGGTGCACTCGGCATCCCCGGGCTCTACGTCACCGGCGACCCGGGCGGCGTCGACGAGGCCGCGCGGACCGGATCGCTCTCCCTGCGCCTCGGCCTCGGGTGGGCGAAGTCCCTCTCCTTCGCGACCGGGCAGTGCCCCGTGATGCGCTACAACCGGCAGCTGATGATGGCGATCCTGCACGACAGGGTGCAGATCGCGAAGGCCGTCAACGCCACCCCCATCGCCCTCGACGATGCCCCGCAGGGCTATGCGGACTTCGACAAGGGCGCCGCCAAGAAGTACGTGCTGAACCCCAACGGCTACATCGCTGTGTGA
- a CDS encoding helix-turn-helix transcriptional regulator, producing MSSAHPAEQIALLRRLSTVLDAPRSAVTRELSALLAPIAPHTALVVVTADAGGGERHGTGDAAFVDAVSALQLDHLRRIVLRPGSVGRDALPVAGVARPTLQVLARNGALLVLADPVGEPATDEFALHLWNVVASHLQKVADAAPPDYLHLARATSGVRMDALTELADEYSTTLESVLATLRSGVLDDSSARRRATVTAADGLVHLRTASDRVRTYTEEPVTTAFARLRDDLHPLVTYRDLQVQFVEPPADGRPLPGEVAHGARAVVRGAVLALVDVADVSRVRVQWDCDGTNLLINVRDDGPGDLSEANTLLQLVRQRIHALDGRMSVAATPGWGTEMAIVIPLDPPHAVSAPMTAAGLRPREREVIELLTVGRSNRAIAQELGISENTVKFHVSRILRKLGAASRAEAVSMLLSPRRP from the coding sequence GTGAGCAGCGCGCACCCGGCGGAGCAGATCGCCCTCCTGCGACGCCTGTCCACCGTGCTGGACGCCCCGAGGTCGGCGGTGACCCGGGAACTGTCCGCGCTGCTCGCACCGATCGCCCCGCACACGGCACTCGTGGTCGTGACGGCCGACGCCGGGGGAGGGGAGCGGCACGGCACGGGCGATGCAGCGTTCGTGGACGCCGTCTCCGCCCTGCAGCTGGATCACCTGCGCCGCATCGTCCTGCGTCCGGGCAGCGTCGGACGGGACGCCCTTCCGGTGGCGGGCGTCGCCCGGCCCACGCTCCAGGTCCTCGCCCGCAACGGAGCGCTCCTCGTGCTCGCGGACCCGGTCGGCGAGCCGGCCACGGACGAGTTCGCGCTGCATCTGTGGAACGTCGTCGCCTCGCACCTGCAGAAGGTGGCGGATGCTGCCCCGCCCGACTACCTGCACCTCGCCCGCGCGACCTCGGGCGTCCGGATGGACGCCCTCACCGAACTGGCCGACGAGTACTCGACGACCCTGGAGTCCGTGCTGGCCACCCTCCGCTCCGGGGTGCTCGACGACTCCTCCGCCCGGCGCCGCGCGACGGTGACCGCTGCGGACGGTCTCGTCCATCTCCGCACGGCGAGCGATCGCGTCCGCACCTACACAGAGGAGCCGGTGACCACCGCGTTCGCGCGGCTGCGTGACGACCTGCATCCCCTGGTCACCTACCGCGATCTGCAGGTGCAGTTCGTCGAGCCTCCGGCGGACGGGCGACCACTGCCCGGCGAGGTCGCGCACGGAGCGCGGGCCGTGGTGCGCGGCGCGGTCCTGGCGCTCGTCGACGTCGCGGACGTCTCGCGGGTGCGCGTGCAGTGGGACTGCGACGGGACGAACCTGCTCATCAACGTGCGCGACGACGGACCGGGGGACCTGTCGGAGGCCAACACCCTGCTCCAGCTGGTACGACAGCGCATCCACGCGCTCGACGGACGGATGTCGGTCGCGGCCACCCCGGGCTGGGGCACCGAGATGGCGATCGTCATCCCGCTCGACCCGCCGCACGCGGTCTCCGCCCCCATGACCGCCGCGGGGCTACGGCCCAGGGAACGGGAGGTCATCGAGCTCCTGACCGTCGGTCGCTCCAACCGTGCCATCGCGCAGGAACTCGGCATCAGCGAGAACACCGTGAAGTTCCACGTCTCCCGCATCCTCCGCAAGCTCGGTGCCGCGTCCCGCGCCGAAGCGGTCTCCATGCTGCTCTCGCCGCGGCGTCCCTGA
- a CDS encoding FAD-dependent monooxygenase, with protein MIDVLIVGAGPTGIMLAGELRLRGLAPLVLDRDAEPSPVVRALGLHARSVEILDQRGLAAAFLERGRRHPLDGFFAGIPAPRPARIDTTFPFVLGIPQPETERLLTEHATRLGVEIRRGAQVTGVSQDERAVTVVLADGTRIRAGYVVGADGGRSTVRKLLGIGFPGEPAQHETLIAEVKLTADPGLIASVAADVRRTHKNFGAGPIGGGYFRVIAPAEGVSEDRSAAPTVSELSRQLRRFAGTDLGVHSPRWISRFTDATRLADRYRAGRVLLAGDAAHVHPPVGGQGLNLGLQDAFNLGWKLAATVAGWAPPDLLETYETERRAVAAAVLQTTRTLTELMAPEPGAQAVRSLLSELIGIDGVNERLTEKITSTAIRYDLGDDEDLVGRRMPDVPLLCGRLYERMHAGRGILLDREGALSPSGWQDRVDHVVDIGVDPGAPGVLLRPDGHVAWAGATQEGLERRLTRWFGRPSPAGT; from the coding sequence ATGATCGACGTGCTCATCGTCGGGGCCGGCCCCACGGGCATCATGCTGGCCGGCGAACTCCGGCTCCGTGGACTCGCACCGCTCGTACTCGACCGGGATGCGGAGCCCAGCCCGGTCGTCCGCGCGCTCGGGCTCCATGCGCGCAGCGTCGAGATCCTCGACCAGCGCGGCCTCGCCGCAGCGTTCCTGGAGCGGGGACGACGCCATCCCCTCGACGGATTCTTCGCGGGGATCCCGGCGCCCCGGCCCGCACGGATCGACACGACCTTCCCCTTCGTCCTCGGCATACCGCAGCCCGAGACGGAACGCCTGCTCACCGAGCACGCGACCCGTCTCGGCGTCGAGATCCGCCGCGGCGCCCAGGTCACCGGGGTGAGCCAGGACGAACGCGCGGTCACGGTCGTCCTCGCCGACGGCACGCGGATCCGTGCGGGGTACGTCGTCGGGGCCGACGGGGGCCGGAGCACCGTGCGAAAGCTCCTCGGCATCGGATTCCCCGGGGAACCCGCCCAGCACGAGACGCTGATCGCGGAGGTGAAGCTGACCGCGGATCCGGGCCTCATCGCCTCGGTCGCCGCCGACGTCCGCCGGACCCACAAGAACTTCGGGGCCGGTCCCATCGGCGGCGGCTACTTCCGGGTGATCGCACCCGCGGAGGGCGTGAGCGAGGACCGGTCCGCTGCTCCCACCGTGTCGGAGCTCTCCCGGCAGCTGCGTCGTTTCGCGGGGACCGATCTCGGCGTGCACTCCCCCCGCTGGATCTCGCGGTTCACCGACGCCACCCGCCTCGCCGACAGGTACCGCGCCGGACGAGTCCTCCTGGCCGGCGACGCCGCGCACGTGCACCCGCCCGTGGGCGGCCAGGGGCTCAACCTCGGGCTGCAGGACGCGTTCAACCTGGGCTGGAAACTCGCCGCCACCGTGGCGGGGTGGGCTCCGCCCGACCTTCTGGAGACCTACGAGACCGAGCGACGCGCGGTCGCCGCCGCCGTCCTGCAGACGACACGTACCCTGACCGAACTGATGGCGCCCGAGCCGGGCGCGCAGGCCGTACGCTCGCTTCTGTCGGAGCTGATCGGCATCGACGGCGTGAACGAACGGCTCACCGAGAAGATCACCTCCACCGCGATCCGCTACGACCTCGGCGACGACGAGGACCTCGTGGGCCGCCGGATGCCGGACGTCCCGCTCTTGTGCGGACGCCTGTACGAGCGGATGCATGCCGGACGCGGCATCCTGCTCGACCGGGAGGGCGCGCTCTCGCCGTCCGGCTGGCAGGACCGCGTGGATCACGTCGTCGACATCGGGGTGGATCCCGGCGCCCCGGGGGTATTGCTCCGCCCGGACGGACACGTCGCCTGGGCCGGTGCGACGCAGGAGGGTCTCGAGCGGCGTCTGACCCGCTGGTTCGGACGGCCGAGCCCGGCGGGGACGTGA
- a CDS encoding HNH endonuclease family protein, with protein sequence MTAALVAVFLALVVAGGAGASLWPLDPDPSVADAAPGTAAELLASLEVKERAPKTGYARDEFGSGWLDTDRNGCDTRNDTLARDLRDVVRSGPCTVVTGTLHDPYTGERVDFLRGQDTSALVQIDHVVPLSDAWQKGAQQLDPDRRRAFANDPLNVLAVWGPANAQKSDGDAATWLPKEKSVRCAYVARQVSVKAAYGLWVTPAERDAIARVLARCPDEPAVTGAGAPLVVERG encoded by the coding sequence GTGACCGCTGCACTCGTCGCCGTCTTCCTCGCTCTCGTCGTGGCGGGCGGAGCCGGCGCATCGCTCTGGCCGCTCGACCCGGACCCGTCGGTCGCCGACGCGGCGCCCGGGACCGCCGCGGAGCTCCTGGCCTCCCTCGAGGTGAAGGAGCGCGCGCCCAAGACGGGGTACGCACGCGACGAGTTCGGCAGCGGGTGGCTCGACACCGACCGGAACGGCTGCGACACCCGCAACGACACGCTCGCGCGTGATCTGCGCGATGTGGTCAGATCCGGACCGTGCACCGTCGTGACCGGGACCCTGCACGACCCCTACACGGGCGAGCGCGTCGACTTCCTGCGCGGTCAGGACACCTCCGCCCTGGTCCAGATCGATCACGTCGTGCCGCTTTCGGACGCATGGCAGAAGGGGGCGCAGCAGCTCGATCCGGACCGGCGTCGCGCGTTCGCGAACGATCCGCTCAACGTGCTGGCGGTGTGGGGGCCCGCCAACGCGCAGAAGAGCGACGGCGACGCGGCCACCTGGCTGCCGAAGGAGAAGTCCGTCCGCTGCGCCTACGTCGCGCGTCAGGTGTCGGTCAAGGCGGCCTACGGGCTCTGGGTGACCCCCGCCGAGCGCGACGCGATCGCCCGGGTCCTGGCGCGGTGCCCGGACGAGCCCGCCGTCACCGGTGCCGGCGCGCCCCTCGTCGTCGAGCGCGGCTGA
- a CDS encoding multidrug transporter yields the protein MDSTDGMSDAEKRHDQLTSAPDATEEDARPRIVVSEHDGNTRIDIAEDAPVRPSDPRD from the coding sequence ATGGACTCCACCGATGGGATGAGCGACGCCGAGAAGCGTCACGATCAGTTGACGAGCGCACCGGACGCGACGGAGGAGGACGCGAGGCCCCGCATCGTCGTCAGTGAGCATGACGGGAACACGCGCATCGACATCGCCGAAGACGCTCCGGTCCGCCCGAGCGATCCTCGCGACTGA
- a CDS encoding inositol monophosphatase family protein, translating to MTPDPPAGPPERAKGSFPDDLALALRLADAADAVSMSRFDAADLDIRTKADATHVTEADLATERAIRDILAAERPADAVFGEEFGSEGDSSRQWIIDPIDGTANYLRGVPMWATLIALAVDGVPRVGVVSQPAIGRRWWAAEGHGAWTATQGAPRRIRVSDVSTLDDASVSFQSIAQWDEVGRTDDLLRLSRRVWRDRGYGDAWPYMLLAEGRIEMVAEFGVKVYDIAAHHPIVTEAGGRLTAFDGSESLSTLSVLATNGTLHGPFLDFFEQTPATESPA from the coding sequence ATGACCCCCGATCCCCCCGCCGGTCCACCCGAGCGTGCGAAGGGGTCCTTCCCGGACGATCTCGCCCTCGCGCTGCGTCTCGCCGACGCCGCCGACGCCGTCTCGATGTCGCGCTTCGACGCGGCCGATCTGGACATCCGCACGAAGGCCGACGCGACGCACGTCACCGAGGCCGACCTCGCGACCGAACGCGCCATCCGGGACATCCTCGCCGCGGAGCGTCCCGCGGACGCGGTCTTCGGCGAGGAGTTCGGATCGGAGGGCGACAGCTCCCGGCAGTGGATCATCGATCCGATCGACGGGACGGCGAACTACCTGCGCGGCGTCCCGATGTGGGCGACCCTCATCGCGCTCGCCGTCGACGGCGTGCCCCGCGTGGGCGTCGTCAGCCAGCCCGCCATCGGCCGGCGCTGGTGGGCGGCGGAGGGTCACGGCGCCTGGACGGCGACGCAGGGCGCTCCGCGACGCATCCGGGTGTCCGACGTCTCGACCCTCGACGACGCCAGCGTGAGCTTCCAGAGCATCGCGCAGTGGGACGAGGTGGGTCGTACCGACGATCTCCTGCGGCTGTCCCGCCGGGTGTGGCGCGACCGCGGGTACGGGGACGCCTGGCCGTACATGCTGCTGGCGGAAGGTCGCATCGAGATGGTCGCGGAGTTCGGCGTGAAGGTCTACGACATCGCCGCGCATCACCCCATCGTCACCGAGGCCGGCGGGCGGCTCACCGCCTTCGACGGCTCGGAATCCCTCTCCACCCTGTCCGTGCTCGCCACCAACGGCACCCTGCACGGCCCGTTCCTCGATTTCTTCGAGCAGACCCCCGCAACGGAGTCCCCCGCATGA
- a CDS encoding SseB family protein, with protein sequence MTDAEQTPDDLAILAARAEAGEITHIELIDAFLEATIYVPSISDPEAGPIDPVISRIDEVDYLVIASTVDALEETIDVARFAVPMDGRVLVEGMNPELAVLVNLGGGAFAIPKAMLDDLRAGTPLG encoded by the coding sequence ATGACGGATGCCGAACAGACCCCCGACGACCTCGCGATCCTGGCTGCGCGCGCCGAAGCGGGTGAGATCACCCACATCGAACTGATCGACGCTTTCCTCGAGGCGACGATCTACGTGCCCTCCATCAGCGATCCCGAGGCGGGACCGATCGACCCCGTCATCTCGCGGATCGACGAGGTGGACTACCTCGTGATCGCCTCGACCGTGGACGCGCTCGAGGAGACGATCGACGTCGCCCGCTTCGCGGTTCCCATGGACGGACGCGTCCTCGTCGAAGGGATGAACCCCGAACTCGCCGTGCTCGTGAACCTCGGTGGCGGAGCGTTCGCGATCCCGAAGGCCATGCTCGACGACCTGCGCGCCGGCACGCCGCTCGGCTGA